From Alphaproteobacteria bacterium, the proteins below share one genomic window:
- the rnhA gene encoding ribonuclease HI, producing the protein MSGDVVDIFTDGACSGNPGPGGWGALLRKGTVEKEISGGEAATTNNRMEMMAAIQALEALKRPTKVRLHTDSGYLRDGITKWIHGWRRNGWKTADRKPVKNEDLWRRLETAMAPHRVEWLWVKGHSGHPENERADALARAEVKRLRALAKLSDL; encoded by the coding sequence GTGAGCGGCGACGTGGTCGACATTTTCACCGACGGCGCCTGCAGCGGAAATCCCGGGCCAGGCGGCTGGGGCGCGTTGCTGCGCAAGGGCACGGTCGAGAAGGAGATCTCCGGCGGCGAGGCGGCGACCACCAACAACCGCATGGAGATGATGGCGGCGATCCAGGCGCTCGAGGCGCTGAAGCGACCAACCAAGGTGCGCCTGCACACCGACAGCGGCTATCTGCGCGACGGCATCACCAAGTGGATCCATGGCTGGCGCCGCAACGGCTGGAAGACGGCCGACAGGAAGCCGGTGAAGAACGAAGACCTTTGGCGCCGGCTCGAGACCGCAATGGCGCCGCACCGCGTTGAATGGCTGTGGGTGAAGGGCCATTCCGGCCACCCCGAGAACGAGCGCGCCGACGCGCTGGCGCGCGCCGAGGTCAAGCGACTGCGCGCGCTGGCGAAGCTGTCGGATCTCTGA
- a CDS encoding thioredoxin family protein translates to MRLRQDIAAPVPVNSVDALSPRAGESAATLARLVLALALLMSVLGAGAPARAAGSDWVKTEQTELRLVSAVDAVGDSRTVTLGLHFRMKPGWKIYWRSPGDAGYPPSIDWKGSANLEKASLLWPAPYRFDVSGLTTLGYKDEVVLPLAATLVKAGDALSLRASVDYLTCDDVCIPYTAKLELDLPAGAGSPSAEAPMIGDFLARQPATTGLSIERASLRDVPRKDGKPGEAIVEATVSARGERAFVKPDIVAEHAAIAVSDPPRVRLDDGGRRAVFTFTLAGDKLTAASLAGQKLVLTVLDAPLAVEVEAIASLGAPPPTSSAFGELAAMLLVALLGGLILNVMPCVLPVLSLKVIGAVSHGGQASSRVRAGFLASSAGILVSFLVLAGGAVALKAAGATVGWGIQFQQPVFLAFIIAVVLLFALNLAGLFDIALPAWLAGAAVAGEQRAARSELSGHFASGAFAALLATPCSAPFVGTALTFALSRGSLETVAIFTALGLGLAAPFLLVAAFPKLATRLPKPGAWMLWVKRVMALALFATAVWLFTVLGGAAGWNAVAAVAAILAVMALAIGLRRRLGGFAVPVAIAAAALAMAAPLVVQAPAPASAAVASGRWLPLDPARDIRAQIEERLAGGRIVIVDVTADWCLTCQVNKKLVLDAADVAARLDRDGVLAVRADWTRPSPAIAAYLKANQRFGIPFNIVYGPGAPQGVPLPELLSVDLVMGALDKAGRK, encoded by the coding sequence ATGCGCCTTCGCCAAGACATAGCCGCGCCTGTCCCCGTGAATTCGGTGGACGCCCTTTCTCCCCGAGCGGGGGAAAGTGCAGCGACGCTCGCGCGACTGGTTCTCGCTCTCGCACTGTTGATGTCCGTCCTCGGTGCCGGCGCTCCCGCCCGTGCCGCCGGCTCCGACTGGGTGAAGACAGAGCAGACCGAGCTGCGGCTGGTCTCGGCGGTCGACGCGGTGGGCGATTCGCGAACCGTGACGCTCGGCCTGCATTTCCGCATGAAGCCGGGCTGGAAGATCTACTGGCGCTCGCCCGGCGACGCAGGCTACCCGCCCTCGATCGACTGGAAAGGCTCGGCCAATCTGGAAAAGGCCAGCCTGCTGTGGCCGGCGCCCTACCGCTTCGATGTCTCCGGCCTGACCACCCTGGGCTACAAGGACGAGGTCGTGCTGCCGCTCGCCGCCACCCTGGTCAAGGCGGGCGACGCGCTCTCGCTGCGCGCCTCGGTCGACTACCTCACCTGCGACGACGTCTGCATTCCCTACACCGCGAAGCTGGAGCTCGACCTGCCGGCGGGGGCGGGCTCGCCGTCGGCGGAAGCGCCGATGATCGGTGACTTCCTCGCGCGCCAGCCCGCGACCACGGGCTTGAGCATCGAGCGGGCGAGCCTGCGCGACGTGCCGAGGAAGGATGGCAAGCCGGGCGAGGCCATCGTCGAGGCTACCGTCAGCGCGCGGGGCGAGCGCGCCTTCGTCAAGCCCGACATCGTCGCCGAGCACGCCGCCATCGCCGTTTCCGACCCGCCGCGGGTCAGGCTCGACGATGGCGGCCGGCGCGCGGTGTTCACCTTCACGCTGGCCGGCGACAAGCTCACCGCGGCGAGCCTCGCGGGACAGAAGCTGGTGCTGACCGTGCTCGACGCGCCGCTGGCGGTCGAGGTCGAGGCGATCGCCTCGCTCGGCGCGCCGCCGCCGACGTCGTCGGCCTTCGGCGAGCTCGCGGCGATGCTGCTGGTGGCGCTGCTCGGCGGCCTGATCCTCAACGTCATGCCCTGCGTCCTGCCGGTGCTGTCGCTGAAGGTGATCGGCGCGGTGAGCCATGGCGGCCAGGCCTCATCGCGCGTGCGCGCCGGCTTCCTTGCCTCGTCGGCCGGCATCCTCGTCTCGTTCCTGGTGCTGGCCGGCGGCGCGGTCGCGCTCAAGGCCGCCGGCGCCACGGTCGGCTGGGGCATCCAGTTCCAGCAGCCGGTGTTCCTCGCCTTCATCATCGCGGTGGTGCTGCTCTTCGCGCTCAACCTCGCGGGCCTGTTCGATATCGCCTTGCCGGCATGGCTCGCCGGCGCGGCGGTGGCGGGCGAGCAACGCGCGGCGCGCTCCGAGCTCTCGGGTCATTTCGCGTCGGGCGCCTTCGCGGCCCTGCTGGCGACGCCGTGCTCGGCGCCCTTTGTCGGCACGGCGCTGACCTTTGCGCTCTCGCGCGGATCGCTGGAGACGGTGGCGATCTTCACGGCGCTGGGACTGGGTCTCGCCGCGCCGTTCCTGCTGGTGGCGGCGTTCCCCAAGCTCGCGACACGATTGCCCAAGCCCGGCGCGTGGATGCTGTGGGTGAAGCGCGTCATGGCGCTGGCCCTGTTCGCGACGGCGGTGTGGCTGTTCACCGTGCTGGGCGGCGCGGCGGGCTGGAACGCGGTCGCGGCGGTGGCCGCGATCCTGGCGGTGATGGCGCTCGCCATCGGCCTGCGCCGGCGACTCGGCGGCTTCGCGGTGCCTGTGGCCATCGCCGCCGCGGCGCTCGCCATGGCGGCGCCGCTGGTGGTGCAGGCGCCGGCGCCGGCCTCGGCGGCGGTGGCCTCCGGTCGCTGGCTGCCGCTCGATCCGGCGCGCGATATCCGGGCGCAGATCGAGGAGCGGCTGGCCGGCGGCAGGATCGTGATCGTCGACGTCACCGCCGACTGGTGCCTCACCTGCCAGGTCAACAAGAAGCTGGTGCTCGACGCCGCCGATGTCGCCGCGAGGCTCGACCGCGACGGCGTGCTGGCGGTGCGCGCCGACTGGACCCGGCCCTCGCCGGCGATCGCGGCCTATCTCAAGGCCAATCAGCGCTTCGGCATCCCGTTCAACATCGTCTACGGCCCGGGCGCGCCGCAGGGCGTTCCGCTGCCCGAGTTGTTGAGCGTCGATCTCGTGATGGGCGCCCTCGACAAGGCCGGGCGCAAGTAG
- a CDS encoding PhoH family protein, whose translation MAKRATRRARTETVETARIHTLVFDADRQGAANDADRDQRYLRKVRPRSDNQRLLMEAIGRQALTLALGPAGTGKTYLAITAAVEALEDGRIARIVLSRPAVEAGENLGYLPGNMREKLDPYLRPLYDALNDRMGPKRLRAALDDGTIEIAPVAFMRGRTLNNAFVLIDEAQNCTYGQLKMLLTRLGWHSTMVLTGDPDQTDLLPELSGLNDIARRLEAVDDVAVVRLTQADVVRHPLVGRMLGVL comes from the coding sequence ATGGCCAAGCGCGCCACCCGTCGTGCCCGCACCGAGACCGTCGAAACCGCCCGCATCCACACGCTGGTGTTCGACGCCGACCGACAGGGGGCGGCCAACGACGCCGATCGCGACCAGCGTTACCTTCGGAAGGTCCGCCCGCGCAGCGATAACCAGCGCCTCCTGATGGAGGCGATCGGCAGGCAGGCGCTGACCCTGGCGCTGGGGCCGGCCGGCACCGGCAAGACCTATCTCGCCATCACCGCGGCGGTCGAGGCGCTGGAGGACGGGCGGATCGCGCGCATCGTGCTGTCGCGGCCCGCGGTCGAGGCCGGCGAGAATCTCGGCTACCTGCCGGGCAACATGCGCGAGAAGCTCGATCCCTACCTGCGCCCGCTCTACGACGCGCTCAACGACCGCATGGGTCCCAAGCGCCTGCGCGCCGCGCTCGACGACGGCACGATCGAGATCGCGCCGGTGGCGTTCATGCGCGGCAGGACGCTCAACAACGCCTTCGTGCTGATCGACGAGGCGCAGAACTGCACCTACGGCCAGCTCAAGATGCTGCTGACGCGGCTGGGCTGGCACTCGACCATGGTGCTGACCGGCGATCCCGACCAGACCGACCTGCTGCCCGAGCTCTCCGGCCTGAACGACATCGCCCGCCGCCTCGAGGCGGTCGACGACGTCGCCGTCGTGCGGCTCACGCAGGCCGACGTCGTGCGTCACCCGCTGGTCGGCAGGATGCTGGGCGTTCTCTGA
- a CDS encoding amidohydrolase family protein encodes MQTIHGHWNDDPSAVTLIDAHHHLWDLSRGRHPWLSGPVEPHFFLGDYSPLKRDYMPEDYRRDAANHNVLMTVHCEAEWDRDDQVGETQWLSDLAKTNAGLPGAIVGHAWFHRPNSEEIIARQASFPMVRGIRSKPVTSLTPDRKPDRVEGTMQDPAWLKGFALLEKYGLSWDLRVPMWHLLEAADVAQQFPKTPIVLNHTGFPWDRSEEGLTAWRKAMEAIARCPNVHLKVSEFGLRDQPWDYAANRRIVRDAIAIFGIERCLFASNFPVAGLRVEYDTLVRAVRRMIEDFSADDQACFFWKNAAVFYRLKELGEIS; translated from the coding sequence ATGCAAACCATCCACGGCCACTGGAACGACGATCCGTCAGCGGTCACGCTGATCGACGCGCATCATCATCTCTGGGACCTCTCGCGCGGCCGCCATCCATGGCTCAGCGGCCCGGTCGAGCCGCATTTCTTCCTCGGCGACTACAGCCCGCTGAAGCGCGACTACATGCCCGAGGACTATCGGCGCGACGCGGCGAATCACAACGTGCTGATGACCGTGCATTGCGAGGCCGAGTGGGATCGCGACGACCAGGTCGGCGAGACGCAATGGCTGAGCGACCTCGCGAAGACAAACGCGGGCCTGCCCGGCGCGATCGTCGGGCATGCCTGGTTCCATCGACCAAATTCAGAGGAGATCATCGCCCGGCAGGCGAGCTTTCCGATGGTACGCGGCATCCGGTCCAAGCCGGTGACCTCGCTGACGCCTGACCGGAAGCCCGATCGTGTCGAGGGCACGATGCAGGATCCGGCGTGGCTCAAGGGATTCGCGCTGCTGGAGAAGTACGGCCTGTCGTGGGATCTGCGCGTGCCGATGTGGCACCTCCTCGAAGCGGCCGACGTCGCGCAGCAATTCCCGAAAACGCCGATCGTGCTCAACCACACCGGCTTTCCGTGGGACCGCAGCGAGGAAGGCCTTACGGCTTGGCGCAAGGCGATGGAGGCGATCGCGCGCTGCCCCAACGTGCATCTCAAAGTCTCGGAGTTCGGCCTGCGCGATCAGCCCTGGGACTACGCCGCCAACCGCCGCATCGTGCGCGACGCCATCGCCATCTTCGGCATCGAGCGCTGCCTGTTCGCCAGCAATTTCCCGGTCGCCGGCCTGCGCGTCGAGTACGATACGCTGGTGCGCGCCGTGCGGCGCATGATCGAGGACTTCTCCGCCGACGACCAGGCGTGTTTCTTCTGGAAGAATGCGGCCGTATTCTATCGGCTCAAGGAATTGGGGGAGATATCATGA
- a CDS encoding flavodoxin family protein, which produces MKRLLIVAHAPSPNTEALREACARGARHPDIGGVEVVVKAPLSAGPDDVLAARAVILGTTENLGYMSGALKDFFDRSYYPCLEKTDALPFACYIRAGQDGTGTRRAIESITTGLRWKSVQEPLVLRGAWQEGFVAQVEELGMAVAAGLEAGLF; this is translated from the coding sequence GTGAAGCGCCTGCTGATCGTCGCCCACGCTCCCTCGCCCAACACCGAGGCGCTGCGCGAGGCCTGCGCGCGCGGCGCCCGGCATCCGGATATCGGCGGTGTCGAGGTGGTGGTGAAGGCGCCGCTGTCGGCGGGCCCGGACGACGTGCTGGCGGCGCGGGCGGTGATCCTCGGCACCACCGAGAACCTCGGCTACATGAGCGGCGCGCTGAAGGACTTCTTCGATCGCAGCTACTACCCCTGCCTCGAGAAGACCGACGCGCTGCCCTTCGCCTGCTACATCCGCGCCGGCCAGGACGGCACCGGCACGCGCCGCGCCATCGAGAGCATCACCACGGGTCTGCGCTGGAAGTCGGTGCAGGAGCCGCTGGTGCTACGGGGCGCCTGGCAGGAGGGTTTCGTGGCGCAGGTCGAGGAACTCGGCATGGCGGTGGCCGCCGGCCTCGAGGCCGGCCTGTTCTGA
- a CDS encoding peroxiredoxin, protein MIKVGDRIPTATLREKTAEGVKPVTTDELFKGRKVALFALPGAFTPTCSAKHVPSFVNNADALKAKGISDIVCVSVNDAFVMEAWGKDQKAEGKVRMLADGNGEFSEALGLTFDASGFGMGKRSQRYAMVVDDGVVKALNVEKPGAFEVSSGDAVLKAL, encoded by the coding sequence ATGATCAAGGTAGGCGACCGCATTCCGACGGCGACGCTGCGCGAGAAGACCGCCGAGGGCGTCAAGCCCGTCACCACGGACGAGCTGTTCAAGGGCAGGAAGGTGGCGCTGTTCGCGCTGCCCGGCGCCTTTACGCCGACATGCTCGGCCAAGCACGTGCCGAGCTTCGTCAACAACGCCGACGCGCTGAAGGCCAAGGGCATCAGCGACATCGTCTGCGTCTCGGTCAACGACGCCTTCGTCATGGAGGCCTGGGGCAAGGACCAGAAGGCCGAGGGCAAGGTGCGCATGCTGGCCGACGGCAATGGCGAGTTCTCCGAGGCGCTCGGGCTGACCTTCGACGCCTCCGGCTTCGGCATGGGCAAGCGCTCGCAGCGCTACGCCATGGTGGTCGATGACGGCGTGGTCAAGGCGCTGAACGTCGAGAAGCCCGGTGCCTTCGAGGTGTCGAGCGGCGACGCGGTGCTCAAGGCGCTCTGA
- a CDS encoding Rieske 2Fe-2S domain-containing protein, whose amino-acid sequence MLSREDNDILTLTGPGTAMGDYFRRYWIPFALACELPERDGPPVRVEILGEKLLAFRDSEGRVGLIEGRCPHRGADLYWGRNEACGIRCVFHGFKFDVEGNCVDMPIMVETEALRARARILAYPTLERGGLLWAYMGPAELRPAPPDLEFTLVPEGHAYVSKKLQECNWAQAVEGALDTAHFSFLHNVITTDEAEAKKLMRGAAISQQSVANDRIRWVRDDRMPRFTLLPHDAGMTIGASRRTDDSDLYWRIAQFLLPNHALVPSSFPGEVYHGQCWVPIGDTHCWIYTYTWHPDRPLSDAEIEGYRTGHSIHAEVDENFVPLRHRGNEYLIDRQEQKSKTYTGIKGVSEQDSCIQDSQGFIADRQRELLGPTDIGVVRFRQMMLQGAKGLREGREPDAAGKPAAYRVRGGGWVASGGKGLEEVMVERFGHPRGLVEATGRQAAE is encoded by the coding sequence ATGCTCAGTCGCGAGGACAACGACATCCTGACGCTCACCGGCCCGGGCACGGCGATGGGCGACTATTTCCGGCGCTACTGGATTCCCTTCGCGCTGGCGTGCGAGCTGCCCGAGCGCGACGGCCCGCCGGTGCGCGTCGAGATCCTGGGCGAGAAGCTGCTGGCGTTTCGCGACAGCGAGGGCCGCGTCGGCCTGATCGAGGGCAGGTGCCCGCATCGCGGCGCCGATCTGTACTGGGGCCGCAACGAGGCATGCGGCATCCGCTGCGTCTTCCACGGCTTCAAGTTCGACGTCGAGGGCAACTGCGTCGACATGCCGATCATGGTCGAGACCGAGGCGCTGCGCGCGCGGGCGAGGATCCTCGCCTATCCGACGCTCGAGCGCGGCGGGCTGCTGTGGGCCTACATGGGTCCGGCCGAGCTGAGGCCGGCGCCGCCCGATCTCGAGTTCACGCTGGTGCCCGAAGGCCACGCCTACGTCTCGAAGAAGCTGCAGGAGTGCAACTGGGCGCAGGCGGTCGAGGGCGCGCTCGACACCGCGCATTTCTCGTTCCTGCACAACGTCATCACCACCGATGAGGCCGAAGCGAAGAAGCTGATGCGCGGGGCGGCGATCTCCCAGCAATCGGTGGCCAACGACCGCATCCGCTGGGTGCGCGACGATCGCATGCCGCGCTTCACCCTGCTGCCGCACGATGCCGGCATGACCATCGGCGCATCGCGCCGGACCGACGACAGCGACCTCTACTGGCGCATCGCGCAGTTCCTGCTGCCCAACCACGCGCTGGTGCCGAGCTCGTTCCCGGGCGAGGTCTATCACGGCCAATGCTGGGTGCCGATCGGCGACACGCATTGCTGGATCTACACCTACACCTGGCATCCCGACCGGCCGCTCAGCGATGCGGAGATCGAAGGCTACCGGACGGGCCACTCGATCCATGCCGAGGTCGACGAGAACTTCGTGCCGCTGCGCCATCGCGGCAACGAGTACCTGATCGACCGGCAGGAGCAGAAGAGCAAGACCTATACCGGCATCAAGGGCGTGTCCGAGCAGGATTCCTGCATCCAGGACAGCCAGGGCTTCATCGCCGATCGTCAGCGCGAATTGCTCGGGCCGACCGATATCGGCGTCGTGCGCTTCCGGCAGATGATGCTGCAGGGCGCCAAGGGGCTGCGCGAGGGCCGCGAGCCGGATGCCGCCGGCAAGCCTGCCGCCTATCGTGTTCGCGGCGGCGGCTGGGTCGCGTCGGGCGGCAAGGGGCTGGAAGAGGTGATGGTCGAGCGCTTCGGCCATCCGCGGGGACTGGTCGAGGCAACCGGCCGGCAGGCGGCGGAGTAG
- a CDS encoding YqgE/AlgH family protein — protein sequence MPTQTTPSGPSDSGYITGYLLVATPAMPDERFRRTVIYMCRHDADGALGLVVNRTVEDMTEADLYKQLDISPAPGAEARPVILGGPVEVQRGFVLHSGDYKREETLSLADGQMGITGSLDIMRDLSAGTGPKQALLTLGHSGWGPGQLDRELIDNAWLVVPTDLDLVFGDDLQAKWGRALAKVDDRLGIDPGMMSHLSGRA from the coding sequence ATGCCAACCCAGACGACCCCCTCCGGCCCCTCCGACTCGGGCTACATCACCGGTTACCTGCTGGTGGCCACGCCGGCCATGCCTGACGAGCGGTTCCGCCGCACCGTGATCTACATGTGCCGCCACGACGCCGACGGCGCGCTGGGCCTGGTCGTCAACCGCACCGTCGAGGACATGACCGAGGCCGACCTCTACAAGCAGCTCGACATCTCGCCGGCGCCCGGGGCCGAGGCCCGGCCAGTGATCCTGGGCGGCCCGGTCGAGGTCCAGCGCGGTTTCGTGCTGCATTCCGGCGACTACAAGCGCGAGGAGACGCTCAGCCTGGCCGACGGCCAGATGGGCATCACCGGCTCGCTCGACATCATGCGCGACCTGTCGGCCGGCACCGGCCCGAAGCAGGCTCTGCTGACCCTGGGCCACAGCGGCTGGGGGCCGGGCCAGCTCGACCGCGAGCTGATCGACAATGCCTGGCTGGTCGTGCCAACCGATCTCGACCTGGTCTTCGGCGACGACCTGCAGGCCAAGTGGGGCCGCGCCCTGGCCAAGGTCGATGACCGCCTGGGCATCGACCCCGGGATGATGTCGCATCTCTCGGGTCGCGCCTGA
- a CDS encoding histidine phosphatase family protein, translating into MLSRRSVLIGSGIALLSPWATSATPADLAATLRAGGLNIYFRHSLTLRQGQPDDDLSSCERQRNLTDAGRQLASRIGAAFRALAIPVGAVRSSPYCRCVDTARLAFGRVEVVPWLETDGDESGEPERARLVRLRDALAAAPARGVNDIFVGHGNNLGGLAKLHGYPALPIAEAESVVFRPGTSPASVLARRTGPQWVELAGD; encoded by the coding sequence ATGCTGTCGCGGCGGAGCGTGCTGATCGGCTCGGGCATCGCCCTGCTGTCGCCCTGGGCCACCAGCGCCACCCCCGCGGATCTTGCGGCGACGCTGCGGGCCGGCGGCCTCAACATCTACTTCCGCCACAGCCTGACGCTGCGGCAGGGCCAGCCCGACGACGATCTCTCGAGTTGCGAGCGCCAGCGCAATCTCACAGACGCCGGCCGGCAGCTGGCCAGCCGTATCGGCGCGGCGTTTCGCGCGCTCGCGATCCCGGTCGGCGCGGTGCGCTCCAGCCCCTACTGCCGTTGTGTCGATACCGCGCGGCTGGCCTTTGGCCGCGTCGAGGTCGTGCCGTGGCTGGAGACCGATGGCGACGAGTCGGGCGAGCCGGAACGCGCCAGGCTGGTGCGGCTGCGCGATGCGCTGGCGGCGGCGCCGGCGCGTGGAGTCAACGACATCTTCGTCGGCCATGGCAACAACCTCGGCGGCCTGGCCAAGCTGCACGGCTACCCGGCGCTGCCGATCGCGGAGGCCGAGTCTGTGGTGTTCCGCCCGGGCACGTCGCCGGCTTCGGTGCTGGCGCGGCGCACCGGCCCGCAATGGGTCGAGCTGGCCGGCGATTGA
- a CDS encoding homoserine kinase — protein sequence MAVYTEVSDEDVDAFLAQYDIGHATSLKGIAEGVENSNYVLTTERGTFMLTLYEKRVDPNDLPFFLGLMEHLAARGIPCPTPIHGRDGKALRTIAGRPAAMVTFLSGLWPRRIETAHCGPVGEAMAKLHLAGEGFTLRRPNALSVPGWRPLYDGSKARAHEVMHGLAEELAGELDFFDRNWPRALPEGVIHADLFQDNVFFLDGKLSGIFDFYFACNDLLAYDVAICLNAWCFEPDRSFNVTKARALLAGYQRVRPLSQAERDALPTLARGSALRFLLTRLYDWLHTPAGAMVKRKDPLEYLARLRFHRNVGSASGYGL from the coding sequence ATGGCGGTCTACACGGAAGTCTCCGACGAGGATGTGGATGCGTTCCTGGCCCAGTACGACATCGGTCACGCGACCTCGCTGAAGGGCATCGCAGAAGGCGTCGAGAACTCGAACTACGTGCTGACCACCGAGCGCGGCACCTTCATGCTGACGCTGTACGAGAAGCGCGTCGATCCGAACGACCTGCCGTTCTTCCTCGGCCTGATGGAGCATCTCGCGGCGCGCGGCATTCCCTGCCCGACGCCGATCCACGGCCGCGACGGAAAGGCGCTGCGCACCATCGCCGGCCGGCCGGCAGCGATGGTGACCTTTCTCTCCGGTCTGTGGCCACGACGCATCGAAACCGCCCATTGCGGACCGGTCGGCGAGGCGATGGCGAAGCTCCACCTCGCCGGCGAGGGCTTCACCCTGCGGCGCCCCAATGCATTGTCGGTTCCGGGCTGGCGGCCGCTGTACGACGGCAGCAAGGCACGCGCACACGAAGTGATGCACGGCCTCGCCGAGGAACTCGCAGGTGAACTCGATTTCTTCGATCGCAACTGGCCGCGCGCTCTGCCCGAGGGCGTGATCCATGCCGACCTGTTCCAGGACAACGTTTTCTTCCTCGACGGCAAGCTCAGCGGCATCTTCGACTTCTACTTCGCCTGCAACGACCTCCTGGCCTACGACGTCGCCATTTGCCTCAACGCCTGGTGCTTCGAGCCCGACAGGAGCTTCAACGTTACCAAGGCCCGTGCCCTGCTCGCCGGCTATCAGCGCGTACGCCCCCTGAGCCAGGCTGAGCGCGACGCGCTGCCGACCTTGGCGCGCGGCTCGGCGCTGCGCTTCCTGCTGACACGCCTCTACGACTGGCTGCACACGCCGGCGGGCGCGATGGTCAAGCGCAAGGATCCGCTGGAGTACCTCGCGCGCCTGCGCTTCCACCGCAATGTCGGCTCGGCCTCGGGATACGGGCTGTGA
- a CDS encoding phosphotransferase family protein — translation MDRIADLPCWRGRIEIAPLAGGMTNSNFLVTDSGRRYVVRLGEDIPLHGVMRFNELAASRAAHEAGLSPAVIHAEPGAMVLDYIDGRALTPGDVRDPARLAPIVELIRRCHRDIPRFLRGPLLAFNVFHVLRDYMATLLDGGSPYVTQIAGWTDRAMLLEAAVGPIDLVFGHNDLLAGNLLDDGNRLWLIDWDYAGFNSPLFDLGGLASNNGFDAAHERALLTRYFGQAPDDLMMRRYAAMKCASLMRETLWSMVSELTSRVSDVDFAAYTRENRARFEAAWAAFGD, via the coding sequence ATGGACCGAATCGCCGACCTGCCGTGCTGGCGCGGCCGCATCGAGATCGCGCCGCTCGCCGGCGGCATGACCAACAGCAATTTCCTGGTGACCGATTCCGGCCGGCGCTACGTCGTGCGCCTGGGCGAGGATATCCCGCTGCACGGCGTGATGCGCTTCAACGAGCTGGCCGCCTCGCGCGCCGCGCACGAGGCCGGCCTGTCGCCGGCCGTGATCCACGCCGAGCCGGGCGCGATGGTGCTGGACTACATCGACGGCCGCGCCCTCACGCCCGGGGATGTGCGCGATCCCGCCCGCCTGGCGCCGATCGTCGAGCTGATCCGCCGCTGCCATCGCGACATTCCGCGCTTCCTGCGCGGGCCCCTGCTGGCGTTCAACGTCTTCCACGTCCTGCGCGACTACATGGCGACATTGCTCGATGGCGGGTCGCCTTACGTGACGCAGATCGCCGGCTGGACCGACCGCGCCATGCTGCTTGAGGCGGCGGTGGGCCCGATCGACCTGGTCTTCGGCCACAACGATCTGCTGGCCGGCAACCTGCTCGACGATGGCAATCGGCTGTGGCTGATCGACTGGGACTACGCCGGCTTCAACTCGCCGCTGTTCGATCTCGGCGGCCTGGCGTCGAACAACGGCTTCGACGCCGCGCACGAACGCGCGCTGCTGACGCGCTATTTCGGCCAGGCGCCCGATGACCTGATGATGCGCCGCTACGCGGCGATGAAGTGCGCCTCGCTGATGCGCGAGACGCTGTGGAGCATGGTCTCGGAGCTGACGTCCAGGGTGAGCGACGTCGATTTCGCCGCCTACACCCGCGAGAACCGCGCCCGCTTCGAGGCCGCGTGGGCCGCGTTCGGCGATTAG